ATTCACGCTGGGCTTCGGTGCTGCCGGCGGATGAGCCCTGCGTGTGGCGCGGCGACTTCGCGCTCTTGGCCGGTCCTTTCCTCGAAGTCGCCGACGACGACCAACATCGGTACCGTCGCGGGGAGCCACTGGAGATCTGCTCGAAGACCGTCGCGGTCTTGGGAGATACCCGTTATGCCCGGCACTTTGCGATCATCAATCGGGCCGGACAAGAGGTGAGCGGCGAAGCCGTGAGCTGCGCGCCCGGAGGAGCCTGTTGTCCGTGAAATCAAAGACGACCGGAACGGTTCTGACCTCCGGCCAATGCGCGGCCGTCCTGAAAGCCATCGGAGACGAAACCCGTCTGCAGATTCTGGAATATTTGCTCATCAACGATCATTGCGTGACGGAACTCATGCTCAAGCTCAGCTGCGCGCAGCCCCATGTCTCACACCACCTGCGCATTCTTCGGCATGCCGGGCTGGTCGAGGGAATCCGCGAAGGAAAACGGGTCTGTTATCGCATCACACCGGGCATGAAGCGCGCGCTGGCCAACGGGCAAGGACAGTCCTTAGATTTCGGCTGTTGTGAGGTGCGCTTTCCGGCCTCAACGTTATCGAACCTGCAGCGCGGAAAGTAGCGAGACCCAGGTCATCGTAACGCCCTTCCACCCCAACTGAACAACCATGGCACAGTCGCTCCTGGCACAAGGCAATCCGCTGGCCGCTCCCGCGGAACAGCTGAAGCACTTACACGAAATCAACGGCTGCCCGCCGTTCGACGCACTGATCCAGCGCCACGGCCTCTTTCCGTTGCACGCGACCGGCATTTCGGTCCTGCAGATCAACGTCGGGAAGCTGTGCAACCAGGCCTGCCGCCACTGTCATGTGGATGCCGGACCGGACCGAACCGAACAGATGTCCAAGGAAACGGCCGAACAGTGCATCGCCGCCTTGGCACAGACCGACATTCCGACCCTCGACATCACCGGGGGCGCGCCGGAGCTGAACCAGAATTTTCGTTGGCTGGTCGAACAGGCTCGTGCGCTCAACCGACAGGTGATGGATCGCTGCAATCTGTCGGTGTTGTTGTTGCCCTCTCAGGCGGATCTGGCCGAATTCCTGGCGACGCATCGGGTGGAAGTCGTCGCCTCACTCCCCTCGTTCCGCGCCGTGCAGACCGACGCACAGCGGGGCGACGGAATCTTCGACAAGTCAATTGAAGGATTGCGCCTGCTCAATCATTTGGGATACGGCCGTGAGGGCAGCGGGTTGGTATTGAATCTGGTCCACAACCCCGTCGGCGCCTTCCTCCCTCCCAAGCAGGAAGCGATCGAGGCGCAATTCCGCAAAGAATTACTCGCCAAGCACGGCATCGTGTTCAATCACCTGTACACCATCACGAACATGCCGGTGAGCCGCTTTTTGGAATTTTTGGTGGAGAGCGGCAATTTCGAAGGTTATATGGAGCGCTTGGCGAATGCGTTCAATCCCGCGGCTGCGGCCGGGGTCATGTGCCGCTATACACTCTCAGTGGGATGGGACGGGAAGCTCTACGATTGCGATTTCAACCAGATGTTGGACCTTCCAGTACATTCCGACGTCCCAACGCATATTCGGGACTTCGATCCGGTTCGGTTGCAACACCGTCGCATCATCACGCGTAACCATTGCTATGGCTGCACGGCCGGCTCCGGCTCTTCGTGCGGCGGCGCAGTCACGTAGTAGGGAGGTTGCGGTTCGGGCTGAGATCGAGCGCAACCCACGTGGTTCTGCCCCCAGATCACTCCACACGTTAGCCTCAACCTTGTCCTCGACCTTGCGATGGAGATTCTCCTTTTCATTCTGGTATTTGCCCTTGCTTTCGCCAACGGGACCAACGATGTCTCCAAAGCGATCGCCACACTGGTCGGCAGCGGCGTCACGGACTATCGGCGCGCCATCCTGTGGGGAACGGCCTGGACAGTCGCCGGCGCCAGTACATCGGCCTTCGTCGCAGGGGCCATGGTCAAAACATTCAGCAGCGGACTACTACGGGCCGGCACTGCATTGCCACCGGCCGTAGCACTGGCCATCCTCTGCGGGACCGTCGCCTGGGTCTTAGTGGCCACGAGAACGGGACTTCCGGTCTCGACGACGCATGCGCTGACGGGTGCCATCGTCGGGAGCAGCCTCGCTGCCATGCTGGGTGAACGGCTGCTGTGGCCGGCGATCCAAGCCAAGATCGCTCTCCCCCTTTTGCTGAGCCCGCTCCTGGCCCTTTCCGTATCATTGATCGTCCATCCGGTGATTCGACTCGCTGCCACGAAGTGGGGAGGTCATTGTCTTTGCGTCATGCCGGACTCCCGCGCGCTTGTCGCCATCGACCCCCAGGGCAGTGCGCGCCTGCTGTTCCACAACAAAGTCTTTGGTGGTCCCTTCGTGGCAATCCCCGAGCAATGCGACCGTGCGGGGTTGCAAGGGCTGATCGTCGGATTGGACACGATTCATTGGGTCTCCGGCGGACTTGCCGCGTTTGCGCGGGGGACGAACGATGCGCCGAAAATCGTGGCCATGCTGTTGCTCGGCGCCGCAACGGCGACATGGCCCAATCGACTTATGCAATTCGGCGCCTATGCGGGTGTGGCATTGGCCATGGGCTTGGGCAGTCATCTGGGCGGGAAGCGCGTCACTGCGGTGCTGGCGGAGAAGGTCACGCAGATGAACCATGCAGAAGGCCTCTCTGCCAACCTCACCACCTCGACGCTCGTCCTCACCTCCGGAATCCTCGGCTGGCCGGTATCGACCACGCACATCAGCAGCTCGGCGATCATCGGCATCGGGTTGTTCAAGGGCCGCGCCGCCGTCCGCTGGGGCACGGTTCGCGACATGGTGTTGGCCTGGATCGTAACGCTGCCCGCGTCGGGCTGCTTCGCGGCGCTCGCCTGCTGGATCCTCTTGCGCATGCGGTAATCCTTTCCCGTTCATCCCCTGACCGGCGCCTCACCAAGGCCGGCACACACAACATATAGACATATCTCGATGTATTGCTTTATGAAGAGCGTCGTCTCCGCGGACGCTTCCCGACCCGACGCACCGAGGAGAAGCGGCACTCACGCCGTCGTTTACAGTGGCTTCCTGGCACGAATGAAGGCGCTGGCGAACTTGCCTTCGACCTCATGCACCAGACTCTTTTGCTCAAGACCCGCGCCGGAGAGGAATTCCGCGATGTCCGCCGCCGTGTAGATCCGTGTCGGTTCAATCCCGATCTCGACAAACCCTGCTGTCTCGAGCATGGCATGGTACCGGCGATCTTCCAGGGCTCCGGCTACACAGCCCGCCCACAATTCCAAGTTTCGTCGAATCGCGTCGGGCACCTCTCCCCGCACTACGATGTCCGACACCGCCAACCGTCCTCCGGGTTTGAGGACGCGAAATGCTTCGGCCAGAACGC
This Nitrospiraceae bacterium DNA region includes the following protein-coding sequences:
- a CDS encoding inorganic phosphate transporter, whose translation is MEILLFILVFALAFANGTNDVSKAIATLVGSGVTDYRRAILWGTAWTVAGASTSAFVAGAMVKTFSSGLLRAGTALPPAVALAILCGTVAWVLVATRTGLPVSTTHALTGAIVGSSLAAMLGERLLWPAIQAKIALPLLLSPLLALSVSLIVHPVIRLAATKWGGHCLCVMPDSRALVAIDPQGSARLLFHNKVFGGPFVAIPEQCDRAGLQGLIVGLDTIHWVSGGLAAFARGTNDAPKIVAMLLLGAATATWPNRLMQFGAYAGVALAMGLGSHLGGKRVTAVLAEKVTQMNHAEGLSANLTTSTLVLTSGILGWPVSTTHISSSAIIGIGLFKGRAAVRWGTVRDMVLAWIVTLPASGCFAALACWILLRMR
- a CDS encoding winged helix-turn-helix transcriptional regulator — its product is MKSKTTGTVLTSGQCAAVLKAIGDETRLQILEYLLINDHCVTELMLKLSCAQPHVSHHLRILRHAGLVEGIREGKRVCYRITPGMKRALANGQGQSLDFGCCEVRFPASTLSNLQRGK
- the arsS gene encoding arsenosugar biosynthesis radical SAM protein ArsS (Some members of this family are selenoproteins.), with product MAQSLLAQGNPLAAPAEQLKHLHEINGCPPFDALIQRHGLFPLHATGISVLQINVGKLCNQACRHCHVDAGPDRTEQMSKETAEQCIAALAQTDIPTLDITGGAPELNQNFRWLVEQARALNRQVMDRCNLSVLLLPSQADLAEFLATHRVEVVASLPSFRAVQTDAQRGDGIFDKSIEGLRLLNHLGYGREGSGLVLNLVHNPVGAFLPPKQEAIEAQFRKELLAKHGIVFNHLYTITNMPVSRFLEFLVESGNFEGYMERLANAFNPAAAAGVMCRYTLSVGWDGKLYDCDFNQMLDLPVHSDVPTHIRDFDPVRLQHRRIITRNHCYGCTAGSGSSCGGAVT